ATGCAGAGAGGTGGGCTTGAGCAACGTCACGAACGTCCGCAAAGACCGGCAAAATTGCCGACGGTATCTCAATGCTACTACCATTGAACAACCTGTAGATATCACCCGCACTTGTATTCAAACTCTCCATGGTAGAAACGTGATGCTCCACGGGGCCATAGATCATGGGTGGGCAAATTGTGGTAAGACTAAAGTCAGGCgtattcttttccatatATCGCCAAGCGGCTTTCTCCGCAAGTGCCTTGGAAGCAGCGTATGCGACTATGCCATGGGCGTTTTCAGCCTGTTCGAATGTCATAGGATTCCAATCTTCCTCGGTATATGGATAGCCAGGTTGCGGGCCTTTTCCGACGTCTATCACGGCAGCCATTGAAGATGTTATCACGACACGGCTAACTCGCGGTGCATACTCCTGGGCTGCCTGAAGAATAGATGTAGTGCCGTTAATAGCGGGCCACAGGAGGTCTCGTTTATTGTCCTGGACTGAAGTCTGGAATGGAGAAGCGGTATGAATTATCTAAATAGGTAAGTGTTAGAGTCTCGGAATATTCGGACATCAATTAAACTGCGTGGATACAGAGTCTTACACCATCGACCCCTTCCACGGCTTCATTGAATGCCCCGGGTTGTGATATAtcctcaacaacagcaaaTGACAGCCGATCCCTGTACTGCGAAAAGCCCTTGCGTACGTTTGCTGCGGCCTTGTCGGATCGAACGGTCCCGCGGACATAGTAACCTTGTTGAAGAAAGGCCTTCACAATATGAGTTGCGAGGAAACCTGAAGCCCCGGTGACGAGGATAGTCTTGCTGTGTGTGATAGTCATGGTGGCAATTGTGTATGAATTTGAACGGTAAGTCTGTAGGTTGGGATTGAGTCCGACACTATGGCACTGCATATAGgcaagtaaatatatataccctcctcttcttgtgAATACTCATATTGCTGTCTCTTCTGATGTAGTTGTTATCCCTGGATACCTCCGCATAAAACGGTATGTCGGCGGATCAATCTTGCACAGGAAGTATCGGGATTCGGAACACATAACGCGTGCGGTAACGAAAGGcccgtactccgtaaatcCCGGCCGTCGATCTCCACTTAGTTTCAGGCTTACTCTTCCTTACACCTGCGCTACCTCTGAGGAAGGTAGATGATTAGCCACTAATTTGTTCATCAGTCTAATCGACCCATCCTCTACTGTCCTGGCCACCTTATCTGTTCCAAAAATGTTTTACGACTCCACCGGATATTACCTTGTGTAACGAACGCACTCCATACATTATGCCTGTATACGAATCTATGGCAGCTTTATGTTGTGGAAACATGACCAAGTGTTACCAGGTGCGGTGGGTCTCGTCCTGGTTGCAAGTGAGGACTGACGTGAGCAAGATTCACTATGTTGCATTATTCTAGGATAAAAAGTTGTACCATGTTGGATATGTTCCTCGACTACCATCCCGATACCCGTATCCTTCGATCTCCATCGCTTGAAACTTTGCAAAATGGACCAAGAAACAAAGTGTATCATCCCAGGTACACAGAAAGCTTGTACGCAATCTTACCAACACAGGACCATTATGCCTCCACTATCAAATCGGAAGGGATCAACCGAGCgttagtatatatattcccaGATCAATGGCTGAACGAATACCGCTCGTACAATATCATCTCATCGAAAGTCTGACCGCTTGGACAATATTCTGATTAACTTCACTTCATATCGTTTCCCATTTCAACGCTCTCCAAAGCAAGCAGTCATGGGCTCCACAAACTTCGACCAGCGACTCATGTGCCGCGTTGTCGATGAGTTGGCTGAAAGTAAACCGGAACAACTCTTCTGCGTGCAACCCATTTCCTCCGATTTATCCCAAGGTTGGCGCAATGTATCCATGAGGGATCTCGCCGGCGCCGTGGATTACACCGCCCGATGGATTGAGATGGCGATGGGAAAGGGCTTTGACTTCCAGCCGCTAGCTTATATTGGAGCCAATGACATCCGCTATGTGGTTTTCTATTTGGCTTGCATGAAGACTGGCTATGCGGTAAATACCCATACTGGTATCTCAGCACCTATATGAAGCTCTAACTAACCAAAATATAGGCGTTGTTGCCTTCTACAAGAAATTCAATCATAGCCACATCGCATGTTCTTAGCGCCACCGAATGTTCAAAGGTTGTTTACAGTGCGGAGAGACACAAAATTGCGGAAGAAATAGGGGATAGTGTACAAAACGTCCGATTGTACGAGATACCCAGCCTCTGGGAAGTATTCGGTGCCCCCGCTGAACCTTACGCTTTCAATGCAAATTTCTATGATTTGCAAAATAAACCATGCATTATCATCCATAGTTCGGGGACCACTGGTGAGCCTTGATAGTCGCGATCACCCTGCTTGCTATAGACTAACCCTCCTTTTTCAGGTCTCCCTAAGCCGGTGTATCTGACAAACGGATTCTTCAGCGTCATTGACAATTTTCCCAGGACGCCAACTCCACCGGGCAGACTGAACAAATCAATCACCTCAGTAGCGCAAGGCAGACGTCTTTTCACCATGGCTCCGATGTTCCATTTAATGGGGCTTGTAATTCTCTCGGGAGCCATCTTTCACAATACGCCCGTCGTTTTGAGCCCCGAAAGACCGATGACCCCGGGACTCCTTAGTCAAATTCTAGAGACTGCCCGTCCGGAAGTAGCTATGCTCACACCATCCGTCATACAAGAGTTGTCCGCTTTTCAAGAAGGCTTGGAGGGGCTACAAAAGTTCAAAGCAATAGTCTTCGGTGGAGCACCGCTTTCACCGGAGGTGGGCAGCAAGCTAAATGAAAAAGTGGCTCTCCACTCAATCATTGGGTCCAGTGAAGCTGGGTTCATGGGAGCATTGATTTGCACGCACAGTGAAGATTGGGAATACTTTGAGTGGAACCCATACAGTGGTATACACATGGAGTCGGTTGATGATGGAGTATTTGAGGCTGTCATACGGAAGGACGAACATCACGAGTTCCTCTGTATATTCCATACCTATCCTGATATTACTGAATATCGAACAAAGGATTTGTTCACGCCACATCCAACCAGGCCAGGACTGTGGAAATATCACGGTCGGCTTGACGACGTTATTGTGCTCAGCAATGGTGAGAAATTTAACCCTACCGACATGGAGAATATCGTGGAGAGTCATCCCTTGGTTTCAAAAGCCATTATTATTGGTCAAGGGCGATTCCAGGCTTCATTGCTCATACAGCCAAACTGGGGCCAGTGGAGTGAGGATCAAGACAAGGCGGACTTTATCGACAGAATATGGCCTACAGTTGAGAGAGCAAATGGCATTGCTCCTGGTCATGCCCGTGTCTTGCGTACAAAAGTTGCCCTCGCTAAGCAGGATACACCATTCGCGCTAACTCCCAAGGGTTCAGTCCAGAGAAGACAGATATATGAAGACTACGAGACTGAAATTAACGCTTTATACGCcggtgaagatgaggagtGCACTGATGATTTACCACAGAGCACAGATCTTGAGGATATCAAGCAATACATCCACACAGTAGTGTCGCAGCTACTTTCTGTCGAGCGAATCAGTGATACTAGCGACATATTTTCACTGGGCATGGATTCACTCCAAACCTTGCAATTTAGCAAAATCCTGCAAACCGCTGTCCGGCACCTTTCTGCTGATAAGAACTCTGAGCCGATCACAAGCCAGAAGCTTTACGCTTATCCGACTCTTGATCAACTGTCACAGTATGTTTATCGGCTGTTAAAGGGCGAGACtatggaagaaaaagcggaggatgaggaagctaCCAGACCCGGGAGAATTGAAGGGTTAATCAATAAGTACACCAATGACTTATCGCAGAGAGCAATCACGAGCTTCAACAGGTCAACCAAAAACGCAGTTATTCTGACCGGCTCTACTGGATCATTGGGCAACTATATCCTGAATGAGTTACTCAGTGATCGCGAGATCCCTATGATCTACTGTCTCAATCGGGCGGAAGATGCAAGACAAAAGCAGATTGCCAGCTTCAAGGAAAAAGGGTTTACAATTCCGCACGACTTCGATGAACGGGTCGAGTTCATCCATGCCCAGTTTGGAGCTCTAAACCTTGGCTTGTCCATTGACAAATACAACGAACTCACAAAGTCCGTGGATCTAATCATCCACAATGCATGGAAAGTCAATTTCAACCACAAGGTTGAGGCATTCGAGGATCCTCATATCCGAGGTATACGTAGCCTGGTGGACTTCAGTCTACGCAGTGCCCATTCGGCACATATCCACTTCATCTCCTCGATTTCTACCGTGAGTGCATGGGGTCCTCAGGACGGTCCATCCGTTCCTGAAATCCCTCTGGATGATCCTGATGTCGCCTTGCGCCAAGGGTATGGAGAATCTAAGTTTGTCGGCGAGCGTATCTGTGCTATCGCGTCGTCTATTGCAGGGGTACCGAGCAGTATCCAT
This window of the Aspergillus flavus chromosome 8, complete sequence genome carries:
- a CDS encoding putative oxidoreductase (unnamed protein product), whose product is MQCHSVGLNPNLQTYRSNSYTIATMTITHSKTILVTGASGFLATHIVKAFLQQGYYVRGTVRSDKAAANVRKGFSQYRDRLSFAVVEDISQPGAFNEAVEGVDGIIHTASPFQTSVQDNKRDLLWPAINGTTSILQAAQEYAPRVSRVVITSSMAAVIDVGKGPQPGYPYTEEDWNPMTFEQAENAHGIVAYAASKALAEKAAWRYMEKNTPDFSLTTICPPMIYGPVEHHVSTMESLNTSAGDIYRLFNGSSIEIPSAILPVFADVRDVAQAHLSAFESEKGAGERFIVSSGGYTYQEVCDILRSVVPEVRDKVPIGQPGKYESAVIKVSNNKVKTLLGITVHTLQETVKDTAYSLLALEKAFKA
- a CDS encoding NRPS-like enzyme gives rise to the protein MGSTNFDQRLMCRVVDELAESKPEQLFCVQPISSDLSQGWRNVSMRDLAGAVDYTARWIEMAMGKGFDFQPLAYIGANDIRYVVFYLACMKTGYAALLPSTRNSIIATSHVLSATECSKVVYSAERHKIAEEIGDSVQNVRLYEIPSLWEVFGAPAEPYAFNANFYDLQNKPCIIIHSSGTTGLPKPVYLTNGFFSVIDNFPRTPTPPGRLNKSITSVAQGRRLFTMAPMFHLMGLVILSGAIFHNTPVVLSPERPMTPGLLSQILETARPEVAMLTPSVIQELSAFQEGLEGLQKFKAIVFGGAPLSPEVGSKLNEKVALHSIIGSSEAGFMGALICTHSEDWEYFEWNPYSGIHMESVDDGVFEAVIRKDEHHEFLCIFHTYPDITEYRTKDLFTPHPTRPGLWKYHGRLDDVIVLSNGEKFNPTDMENIVESHPLVSKAIIIGQGRFQASLLIQPNWGQWSEDQDKADFIDRIWPTVERANGIAPGHARVLRTKVALAKQDTPFALTPKGSVQRRQIYEDYETEINALYAGEDEECTDDLPQSTDLEDIKQYIHTVVSQLLSVERISDTSDIFSLGMDSLQTLQFSKILQTAVRHLSADKNSEPITSQKLYAYPTLDQLSQYVYRLLKGETMEEKAEDEEATRPGRIEGLINKYTNDLSQRAITSFNRSTKNAVILTGSTGSLGNYILNELLSDREIPMIYCLNRAEDARQKQIASFKEKGFTIPHDFDERVEFIHAQFGALNLGLSIDKYNELTKSVDLIIHNAWKVNFNHKVEAFEDPHIRGIRSLVDFSLRSAHSAHIHFISSISTVSAWGPQDGPSVPEIPLDDPDVALRQGYGESKFVGERICAIASSIAGVPSSIHRVGQIAGPTTEKGLWNRQEWLPSLVATSKTLGKLPNTLGTMPVDWIPIDIMAKIVVDITNSRRATEDLTRTAAFHLVNPRSSSWESLIPAIKKHYKAEVVDMHDWMATLEAFRNPTDGDLQDKPALKIIDFYKGLASNHGTFTSVMETVKTQAASQAMCDLGPIDGAIMENWIKQWQF